CCCAGATACCTGCTTCCTTTCatcctaaaatgaaaaagacctgAACTCAAGCTACAGCCTGAAGCAGAGCTGCCCCAGATGACCTACAGTgctgtgagtgagaaataaatgcttgtCGAGGTAAACCACTGAGATTCGGGTGTTGTTTGTGAGCCCGGATCATCACAGCAATAGCTGACTAAGATAAGATTGGTGATGATGCTGTTATTCCCTTTCCCAGATGGTAAAACAAAGCATAAACAGATTAAATGAACTGCTCAGGGCATAGCTAGAAAGGAAGAGTCTGCAATTGTAACTCTCTTTTAACCATTGTCTCTGCAAAGtcacatacacaaatatgtaaTGAACGGACCCAAATGTGTCTCCAGCATCTCCGCTCAGTCCCTGCCTGGGCATCTGTGGTAACTTCAGTTCCTGGAGCAGCTGAGGACATTATAGGTGAATAAATAGCCACGGAAAACCTGTTTTCCAGCGTCTAAAGCCTCAACCGTGAAACCTCAGCTGGATAGTCTGTTATCCTTCCCGGAGCACAGAAGAGGTGGCCAAGTACTTGGAAATATCTAAAAGCTCTGCCGCAGCCTAAACGCATAAGGAAAGCAGGCAGAAATCTCCTTCATTCTTCCTCCTCTGGTCTCAGAGGTGGGGAATTTTTAAAAGCGTTATGAATTTATACACATTTTGATGCATTCAGAGTTGGGGTAAAATCTGTTTGTGTCCGTGGCTGTgtttggctgtgtgtgtgtgtgtgtgtgtgtgtgtgtgtgtgtgtgtgtgtgtgtgtgtgtgtgtgtgttgcatcaCAAAAGAACAATTGGGAGAAAGTGGCTAAAGGGGGGTTGTTAGCAGATACGGTGGCCACAGGGGTGATGTCAGAGGCCTCTGCCCGGCTCGGCGCCTGACTCGGCCCTCCCGTCTCGTGGCTGCGGTTCCACCGTGGCTCCCAAAGGCGGCTCCAAGCAGCAGTCCGAGGAGGACCTGCTCCTGCAGGATTTCAGCCACGACCTCTTGGCCAAGTCCTTGGTGCACTTCTTCGGGAGCGCCTTCATCGTGTCTGCCATCCCCGTCTGGTTACATTGGCGAATATGGCACGTGGATCTTACTCAGTCTGCTGTTCTGTATAGCGTGGTGACCCTAGGAAGCACTTACTTGGTAGCCTTTGTATCCAAAACCGTGAAATTTGTTCTCAAGCACAAGGTAGCACAGAAGAGGGAGGATGCTGTTTCCAAAGAAGTGACTCGAAAACTTTCTGAAGCTGGTAATGGAAAGATGTCTCGGAAGGAAAAAGATGAAAGAGTCTTGTGGAAGAAGAATGAAGCTGCTGTTTATGAAGCCACAACATTTTCCATCTTCTATAATAATAACACCCTATTTCTGGTCTTGGTCAttgttgtttccttctttatattgAAGAACTTCAACCCCACAGTGAACTACATTTTGTCCATAAGTGCTTCCTCGGGCCTCATCGCCCTCCTGTCTTCTGGCTCCAAGTAGACCACGTCAGCTTCTCCCCCGGCTGCCCTGGCTTTGTATCTATGGGTGGCCTGTGGTATGTGGAAAAGTAGCAGGGTGGTCAGGGTGGAAGACACACAAGCTGTTTTTATAAGTCAGGAGTTTGAGGGTTTGAAAAACCCAACAAAATGTAATTCAGTATTTGTttattggctctttttttttgttgacaGATTATTGGAATTAAATGAattgaaagggggaaaaaaacaaaaaagaaagtggCTGAAG
This portion of the Pseudorca crassidens isolate mPseCra1 chromosome 15, mPseCra1.hap1, whole genome shotgun sequence genome encodes:
- the LOC137208063 gene encoding translocon-associated protein subunit gamma-like; translated protein: MTRAKALAVAMEKRGQMRGLFGDNFGHTKLRGDEILEEKPSRNQGVEVGSFRRNLAHDDSPSKVDAWDAFGRRKGFFECLSPTAIIFKQALQRPLPGSAPDSALPSRGCGSTVAPKGGSKQQSEEDLLLQDFSHDLLAKSLVHFFGSAFIVSAIPVWLHWRIWHVDLTQSAVLYSVVTLGSTYLVAFVSKTVKFVLKHKVAQKREDAVSKEVTRKLSEAGNGKMSRKEKDERVLWKKNEAAVYEATTFSIFYNNNTLFLVLVIVVSFFILKNFNPTVNYILSISASSGLIALLSSGSK